CCACCGGCGTCGTGGCCTCGGCTTCGGCGAGCGCCGGGTTCAGGGTCTTGGACAGGAGGTGGAAGCCGGGGAAGTAGGCCGCCAGCATCAGCGTCATGCCGAACAGCATCACCGGCTTGCGCCCGACCCGGTCCGACAGCCAGCCGAAGAAGACGTAGAGCACCGCGCTGATCGCGGTGGCCGAGAGCATCAGGGCGGTGATCGTCTCGGGCGGCGCCTTCAGGAACCGCTCCATGAACGTCTGGACGTAGAAGAAGGCCGTGTACCAGACCGCGCCCTGGGCCGACATGATGGCGAACAGGGCCAGGAGCACGATCTTCAGGTTGTCCCAGCGGCCGAACGCCTCGGCGAACGGGGCGTGCGGGACGTTGCCCTCGTCCTTCAGCTTCTGGAACGCCGGGCTCTCCGAGAGCTTCAGGCGCATCCAGACCGAGATGGCCAGCAGGCCCGCCGAGAACAGGAAGGGGATGCGCCAGCCCCAGGCGTCGAAGGCCTCGGCGCCGACGAATTCGCCCAGGATCAAGCGGGTGGCCAGGATCACCAGCAGGGCCCCGAACAGGCCCAGCGCCGCCGAGGTCTGCACCCAGCTCGTCGCCCAGCCGCGGCCGTTCGGCGGCGCGTGCTCGGCCACGTAGATCGCCGCCCCGCCGTATTCGCCGCCCAGCGCGAAGCCCTGCAGGATGCGCATCAGGATCAACAGGGCCGGGCCGATCAGGCCGGCCTGCTCGTACGAGGGCAGCAGGCCGATGGCGAAGGTGGCCCCGCCCATCAGCAGCACCGTGGCCAGGAACGCGCCCTTGCGGCCGGCCTTGTCGCCGATCCGGCCGAACACCAGGGCTCCCAGGGGGCGGAACAGGAAGCCCGCGCCGAACAGGGCCAGGGCCGCGGCCAGGCCCGCCGTCTCGG
The Phenylobacterium zucineum HLK1 genome window above contains:
- a CDS encoding MFS transporter — translated: MADATAERAGAPAKETSLRTVVAASSAGTAFEWYDFFVFGSLAGVISRTFFTGLPETAGLAAALALFGAGFLFRPLGALVFGRIGDKAGRKGAFLATVLLMGGATFAIGLLPSYEQAGLIGPALLILMRILQGFALGGEYGGAAIYVAEHAPPNGRGWATSWVQTSAALGLFGALLVILATRLILGEFVGAEAFDAWGWRIPFLFSAGLLAISVWMRLKLSESPAFQKLKDEGNVPHAPFAEAFGRWDNLKIVLLALFAIMSAQGAVWYTAFFYVQTFMERFLKAPPETITALMLSATAISAVLYVFFGWLSDRVGRKPVMLFGMTLMLAAYFPGFHLLSKTLNPALAEAEATTPVVVIADPADCSLQFDPVGKASFASSCDIAKNALANAGVSYRNEAGPAGQPAMVRVGMATIVSADARGLAPEATKAVRASVEGRIRQALARAGYPEKADPARLNFWGALGVMAVFVIAATALYGPMAACLVELFPTRIRYTALSLPYHIGTGWIGGFVPFSAFAIVTAVGDIYSGLWFPFAFTALSVVICFLFLKETRGRPLDA